In the genome of Ferrovibrio terrae, the window GCAGCAGACCTGCGACATGGCGCGACTCTTTCGTGGACTCCGGCCGCAGCCGGTGATCGACGATCAGCGGCAACACCGCGATGCGTCTTTTGCTGGCCCAGTCCGCAGTCAGCAGCGCCAGCGCCACGCTGTCGGCGCCGCCAGACACGGCAACGGCGAGCGCCGCGGGTTTGTCGTCCGCCAGCAGCGGCCGCAGGCAGCGGTCGAACTCCGCCGCACCCACTGCCCCCGCAGCCGTCATGGGTTTACTTGCAGCCGATCTTGGTGCGCTCGCGGGTCGCGGCGTCCTTCACATGCGGCGGCGCCGAGGCGAATTCCTTGCCGAGCTGGCCGAGTGCCGCGCAGGCTTCCGGGTTCTTCTTCATCGCCGACAGCGACATGCCGAGCTTCAGCAGGCTGTCGGGCGCCTTGGCGCTTTTCGGATAGCCCTGATAGCCCTGCAGGAAGGCCTGCGCCGCCGGCTCATACTGGCCGCGCACGTAATAGGTCTCGCCGAGCCAGTATTGCGCATTGCCGGCCAGTGCATCCTGGCCATGCGCGCTGACGAATTCGCGGAAGGCGGATTCGGCATCGGCATAGTCGCTCTGCACCAGCAGCTTGTAGGCGTAGTTGTAGCGCTCCTGCGGCGTACCGGCCGGCAGCTTGCCCCGGCCCGAGGCCGGCGCAGTGGCGCGCGCGGTCTGCTGATTTTGCTGCTGGGCGTTGTTGGTGGCAGGCAGCGGACGCCCCTGCGCATCGACCGGCACCGAACCCAGCACACCTTCGCGGGACGGCGCCTGACCCGGCGTGGCAGACGTCGAGCCGCGCGCGACCGGTGTGCCCGGTGCGGGCACGCCCTGCTGCTGTGCGGTCGGCTTCACCTGTTCGACGCTGCCCTGCTGCGGCTGACCAGCGGGCGGCTGGCCGCCGCGCTCAAGCTGGTTGAGGCGGAAATCGACATCCTCGACCAGCTTGTCGATGCGGCGATTGGCCTGGCTGGAGGCGAATTCCACTTCCTCGAAGCGGCCGGTCATCTGGCGGATCTGGTTTTCCAGCTCGTCGATGCGCGAGTTCAGCCGGTTGGCTGCGGACGAGCCGTCGCTGCTGGTATCGGTGA includes:
- the ybgF gene encoding tol-pal system protein YbgF: MSAPLVARLSVVLLLAATALPVAFTTAWAQDAQTIDRINRLERDLQTLQRQVYRGGTPPASAPSSGGGSLTDTSSDGSSAANRLNSRIDELENQIRQMTGRFEEVEFASSQANRRIDKLVEDVDFRLNQLERGGQPPAGQPQQGSVEQVKPTAQQQGVPAPGTPVARGSTSATPGQAPSREGVLGSVPVDAQGRPLPATNNAQQQNQQTARATAPASGRGKLPAGTPQERYNYAYKLLVQSDYADAESAFREFVSAHGQDALAGNAQYWLGETYYVRGQYEPAAQAFLQGYQGYPKSAKAPDSLLKLGMSLSAMKKNPEACAALGQLGKEFASAPPHVKDAATRERTKIGCK